CTGTTATTGACAATGCAACTAGTAGAGATGAAAGAGATAGCTGGTTTTCGAATAACTTAAACCGGGCTCATCTTGATTACTTTTACTGGTTAATTTCTGGAGTAAGCCTAATAGGATTTGTTACCTTCTTGCATTTTGCAAAATCCTACATTTACAGTAGAAATGTAGTCTAAGCTTAAGAGGAATCTCCCTGGTAAAGTGTACATACATAATGGATTTCCCATTTAATATTTGAATAAATTATGTGATTGAAACAAACTAGTTTCTATTGCCTAAAAAGAACTATGCGAATTACAAACATTATTTATGTTTTCGTATCATTTTTATTACTATTGTTGGGTCCCCCTTTATTGGTGGGCTGGACCAATAAGGACTTAAGGCCCATTTTATTTGAttcaattaaaagaaaaaaaaaaaagaggcagCAAGCACAAGAGTGCTTCGTGAGCAGCAAGGcaggaaagagaaaaaaaagaaaaagagagggaaagaagagaaagaaagctagagagagaaaggagttTTGAcattttgcattgaagatcaagTGGTGTATTCTCATTCATTTTAGCTTAAATTTTGGGTGGTGAATCCTTGCAAGACGCTCTACTCATCTACCGGTTCCGATTTGGCGACTGTCCTCTCTAAGGTGCTCTTCTACAATACCCACTTGGTGAGACCCAAACTTTTTCTATTTGTGTATCCATCTTTTGAGATGATGATGAAAGTTGTATTGATCCAAGATTGTTTAATCTTGATGTTGTTGTGAGCCTCTAGTTTACTATAGAAGAACTTTGTAATCCCATTATTAAACTTTGGTGATAGTGGATGATTTGAGCGGACTACGGTCCCGTGGTTTTTCCCGCATTGGGTTTCCACGTAAAAATCTTGGTGTCTCACTTTTACTCTTGATTTGTGTATTTTATATTGCTTGTGGTGCTTTGGTTGATATTTAATAATTGCTTATTGTGGTGTTTGATAAGTATCCCATTTTTGACATACAAAGAGGGAAAATATTGTGGTTAATTGCAATAGGTTTTCCCAACAACTATGTTATATTGTTGCTGGTGGAGCTCATTGGTAAGTTGGCCCGATTAGAGGGgagaacatttttttttattattatgggGGCAGCAAGCACAAGGAGTGCTTCGTGAgcagcaagaaagaaaaagagaaaaaaaaaaaagaaaaagagagggaaagaagagaaagaaagctagagagagaaaggagttTTGAcattttgcattgaagatcaagTGGTGTATTCTCATTCATTTTAGCTTAAATTTTGGGTGGTGAATCCTTGCAAGACGCTCTACTCATCTACCGGTTCCGATTTGGCGACTGTCCTCTCTAAGGTGCTCTTCTACAATACCCACTTGGTGAGACCCAAACTTTTTCTATTTGTGTATCCATCTTTTGAGATGATGATGAAAGTTGTATTGATCCAAGATTGTTTAATCTTGATGTTGTTGTGAGCCTCTAGTTTACTATAGAAGAACTTTGTAATCCCATTATTAAACTTTGGTGATAGTGGATGATTTGAGCGGACTACGGTCCCGTGGTTTTTCCCGCATTGGGTTTCCACGTAAAAATCTTGGTGTCTCACTTTTACTCTTGATTTGTGTATTTTATATTGCTTGTGGTGCTTTGGTTGATATTTAATAATTGCTTATTGTGGTGTTTGATAAGTATCCCATTTTTGACATACAAAGAGGGAAAATATTGTGGTTAATTGCAATAGGTTTTCCCAACAACTATGTTATATTGTTGCTGGTGGAGCTCATTGGTAAGTTGGCCCGATTAGAGGGgagaacatttttttttattattatggttGATTATAGGGAAAATGATACATGCTTGATCCTACAAGTTACCCTAATTTGATAGTAAAATATTATCAATTAAGTCTTCCTTCTTACTGAGCGATTCTTGGCCGACCATGATGCTGTCCCTAGTCTGGCCGGCCCACTGGTCTGTCATTTGATTCTTGTTTGAGTATAGGGGTTTTCGCCTGCTAAGATGCTGACTTGACCTTCCTTTTAGGGAGCTACACTACGACGTGGCATAGGTTCTGTCCACGTAAGCATGTCACGTCATGAGGACAGAAAATGGGATAacaagtttcatcaacatcatattaaaaaaaaaataatgcaaaaacttataatttgaaaatgatacaaactttaaaaatcagtttcattaccattaaaagaaactaataattttattaaaagaaacaaaaaaaaagaagtttcatcatcaagataatgaaaaaaaaaaaaattataatctaaaaacgatactaactttaaaaactattttcatcaatattaaaagaaactaattatttcattaaaagaggcaaaaaaaaaaaaaacagtttcatcaacagcataatgaaatatatacaatgcctaataaccaaactttaaaaataatactaattttaaaattcagtttcgaacatataaattttatatcaatacttAATAACCAAACTTCTAAATTCATTCtctattttagttaattttttatttgcttgctcaaaaattaaaattgatttaagCATATAATATGAAGCAAaaataacaaagagaatcaaaaaaaaaaaaaaattaaagagacaaaaacacaataaaaactataaaataataacaaaaaaaagagggaaagaaattatatataaaaaacaacaaaaatggaGGTGAGCTGCTAATATTACACACTCTAATAATCAAATAATACCCCAAACAACCacaaaatttaataaacatattagatTAGAAGGGAAAGATAGAGAAATAaatagggattatttcacaaaaacataaaaacaacaaaaaaaattacaaaaatacggtttttcggaattttaaacatttttacgatttttttgattttattcacagaaaatacggtctttttatgttgtaatcttgttaatttgttgttgattttttgttacgtgtatgttattttttgctactattttgatgttatttacaTGTTACTTTTACgtaattttcttgttgattatatgttgttttcgtgttattttttagaaaaccgtaaaaatgtaaaaaatattctttgaacgtaaaaatgtaaatattttccaaaaaattgtgcattatgtaattattccaaataaataccCTAAAATGTAAATGGAAAATACACTAACAGAAAAAGACAAAACCAAATGGGCAGGAAAAAATAAGAGGTTTTTATACCACATActgaaatttctattttttttttctttttctactgTGGggtggaatttttttcaaaaatattgtgtatgTTTTATattgtgtactgtgttaagttttcacgaTTGTTCCATagttgttttttagttattcCACTGTTATTTTAAGTgttatgttttgttgttttatggttattttataaaaaaacagtattattataaaaaatttcgtgtgacagtaaaattataaacttttacttaaaattcagtatttttgtaaaaaattttaaaaaaatattaaatataagtttggatattagatttacaaaaatacagcatatcaaatactataaaaaattttaaatatgaaaaCATACTATAAAAAAGTGACAAATTTATAAATACGTAACTTTTTTTATCAACTCTCatatttgatgtaatttttactaattttaaatGGAGCTTAATTTTTGTGATTGGTCTTAGttttaaataatgttcttaaaCACTGTTACTGTTGTAACAGGTGTGGTTTGAGGGTGTTCATTCACCACATACCTAACAATTAATAATACTACTATCATAAAATTGTTTTGTGGTAGTATAACCCCTTAAACGTGTTAGTTTGATTAGTTATTTTTGTATATCATCTCATGATAGGTCGAAAGACTTGTGTGGCTGCAAGTTTTTGACGAGGAGAGCTCTATTTCTATGAAAACAACCACAAAAAGGATAATGTTGACCAATTAAAAAGTAGGTTAATTACATGTGGATTTGTTTCACAcaccaaaagaaaaagaagataaaaaaaaagtgaacaACACCAATGTAAAACGCATTTTGTTTGACATTACTCTAAGAAGAAGTCTTTGTCATAAAAGGTTAGTAATGTCTCCACTTTGGTATTGGTAGAATATTGCAGTTACTTCCACAAGTTTGACTATGATTTTCAGTGATTTAAATAATATAGTTACTCCATAATACAATGTTACACATTTCACTACATTTTTTTCTTGAAGGCCTTTGAATTTTGTGTTTtgctaaaattattaattactctgttaaattataaattaatttatatttttttaaaataatttaaattatatagttTGTTTTAGGGATTGACCGCTTACTTtgaaagggaaatttgacaatATATGCTTAAAAATAAAGAGTACACTAAAACTATGCTAGCATTCTTTATATTATGAAAACTATACTTAAAACATTTATACCttacaattttacccctaaaacaaataaaatcataacactttctctctctccatctctcggatttctctctctctctctctctctctctctctctctctctctctctctctctctctctctctctctctctctctctacaatACACACATTGCCACCACCGGAGCTAGTGTTCGGCCGACTTACTCAAAGGGAACTTGAAACCCAACCAAAGCTCTAAGAAAGTCATTCCTTTAAACAATAATGGGTATGTAATTTCTTTAGTAATTATTGTTTGATTTAGATGTATTTATGTTGAAAGTAATAGATCTACACATATCCGTGGTTTTTATGTACCCTTTTGACACCCTTTGTCAATGAAACACGAAATGCAGCAAGTCTGCGAGTTTACTggtttttttgcaattttagcgATATGTTTCGACATGTTAGCGACATTTAGCGATCACTGGCTGGCTAGAGGTTAGGGATGACTTTTAGCGACATATGTCGACATGTCGCGACACACGTCGCGACACATAGAATTATTGTGTTATATTGTGGATATATTTAGTTTTCTCGACAAGTTCGCGACGTTTATCGACATACTTTTTTTGTGATTGGTTCGCGATAAGTAGCGATAGGTTAGCGATATCTTGCGACATATTGGTTTGTTATAATTTGTGGTCATTTTGGTTTGCAGATTCGAATGTGTTTGTAGTTGTACTATATGATGGGGCTTGGGCAGTTGAAGGTTTCAACTGGATTTTCAATAATCCCAAAAGTAAGATGTTAATGTTTGAGGTTGACACTACTTTAGAAAAGATGAATGATATTTTGTATGAAGAATTGGATATAGACCCTATTGTGTATGAACTGAAAATAGAGGTGTGTTATATGTACATGAAAGGCAATATGATACCGCCGAAGTTTTAGTGAAAGATAGTCAAGTAAGATTGTTCTTAAGAATGAAGGCAAAAATGAGTGTGGAGAACTTGCCGCCACCGTTTGTGACTAAGGTTAAAAGGCATGCGCTTTTGGGGCCTACTCCGCCAATCGTCCTCCCAAGAAGTGTTGTTGGGAGTTTTGTCCTTAAACGTATCCAGTAGTAGGGATGAATGAGCAGCCCCTACTAATATAGAGGAGGATAATAGGGTTGACTATGGATTTGACCAGTTCAATGAGTTTGATGGTGCATTTTACAACAATGATCCTATAGTAGATTTGAACGAGGATGGTGATGCGGAGTTGGAAGTTCATGAACCTATAGAAGTACCTTCTTTAAGGTTAGAACTACCTCCACCATCTCCACCACGTCCAAGGGAGCAAAGGAAAGACCAAGAAAGAAGAACCCCTCGGAGTGAAAATCACGAAACACTGTGCACCCGCAGAAATGCGCCTGTGTCCTCCTCGTAGTACCGTACCATCCGATTTTGAAGTTTGTACAAAATTCAAACCTATTGTGTGGACAAGGGAAGACATAGAGGAAAATAATGTTTATACAACTTCTTTTACCGGTACACATTCGGGGAAATATATGTTGGCAAGCTGTATACAAATAAGACTGAATTGAAAAATGTGGTTGGAAGGTTTGCATTGAAAATGAATTTTGAGTTCATGGTGAAGAAGTTTGGGACCGATGTTTTTTATGCAACTTGCAGGGGTTCAGATTGCAAATGGAGAGTGAGGGGGAGGAAGAGGGCACGTTGTGACATGTTTGAGGTTACTGTATTCCACAACGAACACACATGTAGCCTGGATTCTAGACATGCTGATAACCGTCAAGCAAAGACCGTGGGTTGTTGGCCACCTCATTAAGAACAAGTTCAAATCGATGGAACTAAGTACAAAGCTAAAGACATACAAAGGGATATGTTTCGGGAGTATGGGATCAAGATGAGCTATGAGAAGGCTTGGAGGTGCCGAGAGAAGGGACTTTTGTATTCTAGGGGTACGCCGCCCAGCGCCTTATAGTCGGTTACACAGTTACTTTTACGTGCCGGGAACGTAAGAATCCAGTACGATTACGGACATTATCACAGAGGATAACGGGTTCAAGTAATCTTGTTTCGGTCACCGGGCCGCTTGTAGGAGGGGATTTAAGTTTTGTCGTCCCGTGATTAGTATCGACGGCACGTTCTTGAAGACAAGGTTTGGGGGCACAATGCTAGTTGCTGTAGCGTACGATGCAAATAACCAACTGTTTCCGATTGCCTTTGCAATTGTTGACAGCGAGAATCATGACTCTTGGAAGTATTTCTTGCAAAAGTTAAAGGAAGCGATTGGGGAGGTTGAAAACTTAGTGTTTGtatcggataggcatcaaagcattgaacatGCTGTCGAGGTTATTTTCCCCGAAGCATGCCATTGTGCATGCTACAAACATATTTCTATGAATGTCAcccacaagttcaagactgatGTGTGTAACACGCAAATATGGTTGGCCgcttacgcatggtcgaagaGGGAATGTGATAGACATTTGCAGGTGCTCCGACAGATGGATCCTCCCATCGCTGCTTATGTTGACAATATAGGATTAGAAAAATGGGCTCGTCCTTATTGTCTAGGAGACAGTACAACATCATGACAAACAACGCCGAGAAAGCCTTAACAACGTGATCGAAGAATTCCGGCATATCCAATAACTACTCTAGTTGAGTTCATAAGGTTCACACTACAAAATTGGTTTGCTAACCGTCTTGAGAAGGCAAGTAAGTGTGTTACCCCTTTGGCAACTC
Above is a genomic segment from Cannabis sativa cultivar Pink pepper isolate KNU-18-1 unplaced genomic scaffold, ASM2916894v1 Contig3, whole genome shotgun sequence containing:
- the LOC133033120 gene encoding uncharacterized protein LOC133033120: MLVAVAYDANNQLFPIAFAIVDSENHDSWKYFLQKLKEAIGEVENLVFVSDRHQSIEHAVEVIFPEACHCACYKHISMNVTHKFKTDVCNTQIWLAAYAWSKRECDRHLQVLRQMDPPIAAYVDNIGLEKWARPYCLGDIEFIRFTLQNWFANRLEKASKCVTPLATHFEEDLIKQHEDGRRRSVLRNGAQLFNVGRGADGSDFEKGGDVNLVERTCTCGMFQLLKIPCPHACAAALTRNVGVYAPSSPYYTKETWKNTYDATINVVGEEDEWVLP